One window from the genome of Rhodopirellula halodulae encodes:
- the flhA gene encoding flagellar biosynthesis protein FlhA has protein sequence MQSLTRYRDLVLPIGIIACLVVILVPLPPFLMDLLLATNITVGVIVLLTTVYVATPLEFSIFPSLLLATTLARLVLNVATTRLILTSTESGNGAAAGGVIQGFGEFVAGDRIEIGIIIFVIIVLIQFIVITKGATRISEVAARFALDGMPGRQMAIDADMNAGLIDEKEAQRRREEIANQADFYGAMDGASKFVRGDAIAGIVITLVNVAGGLYIGVMRYEMTVSEAAQLFTKLTIGDGLVSQVPALLISLAAGLLVTRSARKASLPEQFLQQLFSNPKALAVAGGFLSLLILTSLPALPMATLGASCIGLAVVMNRQNKQSEQDELAAEEAEQAAASAPPEKRVEDFLNVDPMELAIGLGLLSLADPNRGGDLMQRITGVRHSIAGDIGIVLPKVRIRDDMNLHDYEYEIRIAGNPLSKQRVLPDRLLAIDSGHTTGVIEGEPTKDPTFGEPAVWIDPIRREQAAIYGYTTVEPAAVLATHLQELARRHADELLTRDATKHLVDELKEAAPAVVDELIPNVLKVSDVQQVLQTLLREDVPIRQLAIILETLGDHAGRTKDPIWLSEYVRHRLARTISTRYRDELGQLHVIALEPAMEDRIAAGIEHTERGLFVRMSPQAVDSTCDKISKAVKKLITLGHTPVILVSPRIRPGLRQIIAGTMPRVRVLSYNEITQDTKIQSHGVVSD, from the coding sequence ATGCAGTCTTTGACGCGCTACCGAGATTTGGTGTTGCCGATTGGCATCATCGCTTGTTTGGTGGTGATTCTCGTGCCTTTGCCGCCGTTCTTGATGGACCTGTTGTTGGCCACCAACATCACCGTCGGGGTGATCGTTTTGCTGACCACGGTCTACGTGGCCACTCCGCTGGAATTCAGCATCTTTCCGTCGTTGTTGTTGGCGACCACGTTGGCTCGATTGGTGCTAAACGTCGCCACGACGCGGCTGATTTTGACCAGCACCGAGTCTGGCAATGGTGCTGCCGCGGGCGGTGTGATTCAAGGTTTCGGCGAGTTTGTCGCGGGAGACCGGATTGAGATCGGAATCATCATCTTTGTGATCATCGTGTTGATTCAGTTCATCGTGATCACCAAAGGTGCCACACGAATCAGTGAAGTTGCCGCGAGATTCGCGTTGGACGGGATGCCCGGCCGACAAATGGCGATCGATGCGGACATGAACGCCGGTCTGATCGACGAAAAAGAGGCTCAGCGTCGCCGCGAAGAAATCGCCAACCAAGCGGACTTTTATGGGGCCATGGATGGTGCCAGCAAGTTTGTTCGCGGGGATGCGATCGCGGGGATCGTGATCACGTTGGTCAACGTGGCCGGCGGGCTCTATATCGGCGTGATGCGGTACGAAATGACCGTTTCAGAAGCCGCCCAATTGTTCACCAAACTGACCATCGGTGACGGTTTGGTCAGTCAGGTTCCCGCCCTGTTGATCTCGCTGGCCGCCGGTTTGTTGGTCACGCGAAGTGCTCGCAAAGCCAGCCTGCCTGAACAGTTTTTGCAGCAGTTGTTCAGCAACCCCAAAGCATTGGCCGTGGCTGGTGGATTTCTTTCGCTGTTGATTCTGACCAGCTTGCCAGCACTTCCCATGGCAACCTTGGGAGCCAGTTGCATCGGTTTGGCGGTCGTCATGAACCGTCAAAACAAACAGAGCGAACAAGACGAGCTGGCCGCGGAAGAAGCCGAACAAGCCGCCGCATCGGCACCGCCAGAAAAACGAGTGGAAGACTTTCTGAACGTTGACCCCATGGAGTTGGCGATCGGTCTGGGGTTGCTTTCGTTGGCCGACCCAAATCGCGGTGGCGACTTGATGCAGCGAATCACCGGTGTGCGGCACTCCATCGCCGGTGACATTGGGATTGTGCTGCCAAAGGTCCGCATTCGCGACGACATGAACCTGCATGACTACGAGTATGAGATCCGTATTGCCGGGAACCCACTGTCGAAACAACGCGTGCTTCCCGATCGTTTGCTAGCAATCGACAGCGGCCACACCACGGGTGTGATCGAAGGTGAACCAACGAAGGATCCGACTTTCGGCGAACCAGCGGTTTGGATCGATCCCATTCGTCGTGAGCAAGCGGCCATCTACGGATACACCACCGTGGAACCGGCCGCGGTTTTGGCGACTCACTTGCAAGAACTGGCACGGCGGCACGCGGATGAACTGCTGACTCGCGACGCCACCAAACACTTGGTGGATGAATTGAAAGAAGCCGCTCCGGCGGTGGTTGATGAATTGATCCCGAATGTGTTGAAGGTCAGCGACGTTCAACAAGTCTTGCAAACACTGCTTCGAGAAGACGTGCCCATTCGGCAATTGGCGATCATCCTGGAGACACTTGGCGATCACGCTGGACGGACCAAGGATCCCATTTGGCTCAGTGAGTACGTCCGTCATCGTTTGGCTCGCACCATCAGCACTCGTTATCGAGACGAGCTGGGGCAGTTGCACGTGATCGCGTTGGAGCCAGCCATGGAAGACCGCATCGCGGCCGGTATCGAACATACAGAGCGTGGACTTTTTGTCCGGATGAGCCCACAAGCCGTGGACTCGACTTGCGACAAAATCTCCAAAGCCGTTAAGAAACTAATCACGCTGGGACATACTCCGGTGATTTTGGTCAGTCCTCGCATTCGTCCGGGACTACGTCAGATCATCGCTGGAACGATGCCCCGCGTTCGTGTTCTTTCGTACAACGAGATCACGCAAGACACGAAAATCCAGTCACACGGCGTGGTGAGTGATTGA
- a CDS encoding serine/threonine-protein kinase, with translation MSKSRDFLGPYRLARLIRIGSTAEVWEAIDEGDQKRYALKILRQSVSNDKAELASLKHEYNVGKSLTSPRIIKMIDHRVENGRPFLVLELFSEMNMKQALRKGPDSLAYMLDKIIEQAAEGLYYMHTKNWIHRDIKPDNYLVSETGETKLIDFTISEPKRTGLSKMFYKAKNIQGTRSYMAPEQIRGKLCDERSDIYSFGCVLFEACTGKPPYTGQTPNDLLSKHLSASIPSPIVYNDNVTKEFADLVKSMMAKSPDARPPSVWEFLKVFRNMQIWRKRPRRPEVSVFDNDGSMKSPEDMIKRPEQTSDEEEDT, from the coding sequence ATGTCCAAATCACGCGACTTTTTAGGCCCCTACCGACTCGCTCGTCTGATCCGGATCGGATCGACCGCCGAAGTTTGGGAAGCGATCGACGAGGGCGACCAAAAGCGATACGCGTTGAAAATCCTGCGGCAATCGGTTTCCAACGATAAAGCGGAGTTGGCTTCGCTGAAGCACGAATACAACGTGGGGAAATCGCTGACCAGCCCGCGGATCATCAAGATGATCGATCACCGGGTCGAAAATGGACGACCGTTTCTCGTCCTGGAATTGTTCAGCGAAATGAACATGAAGCAGGCGCTTCGCAAGGGACCGGATTCGCTGGCTTACATGCTCGACAAGATCATCGAGCAAGCCGCCGAAGGCCTGTATTACATGCACACCAAGAACTGGATCCACCGCGATATCAAACCGGACAACTACCTGGTGTCCGAAACGGGGGAGACCAAGCTGATTGACTTCACGATCAGCGAGCCGAAGCGGACCGGTTTGAGCAAGATGTTCTACAAAGCCAAGAACATCCAAGGCACGCGAAGCTACATGGCACCCGAGCAAATTCGCGGCAAGCTCTGCGACGAGCGCAGCGACATCTACTCGTTCGGTTGTGTGCTGTTTGAAGCCTGCACCGGCAAGCCACCGTACACCGGACAGACGCCAAACGATTTGCTCTCGAAGCACCTTTCGGCGTCGATCCCCAGCCCGATTGTCTACAACGACAACGTGACCAAAGAGTTTGCTGATCTGGTCAAAAGCATGATGGCCAAATCGCCTGATGCGAGACCGCCGTCGGTGTGGGAATTTCTGAAAGTGTTCCGCAACATGCAAATTTGGCGGAAGCGACCACGGCGTCCGGAAGTCAGTGTCTTCGACAACGACGGCTCGATGAAGTCACCCGAAGACATGATCAAACGCCCCGAACAAACTAGCGACGAAGAAGAGGATACCTGA
- the flhF gene encoding flagellar biosynthesis protein FlhF has product MHIRTFRAANLQAALADIREQMGPDASVLHTRQVRNGWMGWLGRTHVEVTAGLHGTSAAGSSSTDAAASPANHDMESHGPADVRSIATGTAAAAYGANSGTPSGSAYQTVNLGGQHSPSPMHHDGAGQGGRMGSAYGNAEMTPAEALQLRLLQSGVEENTARRWIASASSFAAGIAQTDSGPQNDLRWLEHLQRAVARELNLCGPIRTQPGDRHVVALVGPTGVGKTTTVAKLAAGFRIEARRRVGLLTIDTYRIAAVQQLKAYAEIMDLPMQVVEKPEQMESALTALGDVDLVLIDTAGRSPRSDARIEQLTEFLRAAHPDETHLVLSATSSGENIRTTLEGFAPVRANAVTLTKLDETPCTAPVLAALTSSSLSAGQRIVAPPLSYLTNGQQVPDDIAVADAAGLVAQLLPHVPTTGMEAMGYETMEGYESLHYGEAA; this is encoded by the coding sequence ATGCATATCCGAACCTTCCGAGCAGCGAATCTGCAAGCGGCGCTTGCCGACATCCGAGAACAAATGGGCCCGGACGCCTCCGTGCTTCATACGCGACAGGTGCGTAACGGCTGGATGGGATGGTTGGGACGCACGCATGTGGAAGTCACCGCCGGTCTGCACGGCACGTCCGCCGCTGGTTCGTCCTCGACGGATGCCGCTGCGTCGCCGGCCAATCACGACATGGAGTCGCACGGTCCGGCCGATGTACGATCCATCGCAACAGGAACCGCCGCCGCAGCGTACGGTGCGAATTCAGGAACACCCAGTGGTTCGGCCTATCAAACTGTGAACTTGGGCGGGCAACATTCGCCATCACCGATGCATCACGATGGGGCAGGGCAGGGCGGTCGAATGGGATCGGCCTATGGCAATGCCGAGATGACTCCCGCGGAAGCACTGCAACTGCGATTGCTTCAGTCGGGGGTGGAAGAGAACACCGCACGACGTTGGATCGCGTCCGCATCCAGCTTTGCCGCCGGGATCGCACAAACTGATTCCGGGCCTCAAAACGATTTGCGTTGGCTGGAACACCTGCAGCGTGCGGTGGCTCGTGAATTGAATTTATGTGGACCCATTCGCACGCAACCCGGCGACCGCCATGTGGTCGCGCTCGTTGGGCCGACTGGCGTGGGGAAAACAACCACGGTCGCGAAACTTGCGGCTGGTTTCCGTATCGAAGCCCGACGTCGAGTGGGGCTGCTGACGATCGATACCTATCGCATTGCCGCGGTGCAACAACTGAAGGCATATGCCGAAATCATGGATCTGCCCATGCAGGTCGTTGAAAAACCCGAACAGATGGAGTCGGCGCTCACCGCTTTGGGCGACGTCGATTTGGTGTTGATCGATACTGCAGGACGAAGTCCCCGCAGCGACGCTCGCATCGAACAACTCACTGAGTTTCTGAGGGCGGCTCATCCGGACGAAACGCACTTGGTTTTGAGTGCGACCAGTTCGGGCGAGAATATCCGCACAACGCTCGAAGGCTTTGCGCCGGTGCGAGCCAACGCGGTCACGTTGACCAAGCTTGATGAGACGCCATGCACCGCGCCCGTGTTGGCGGCGCTGACGAGCAGTTCTTTGTCGGCTGGACAACGCATCGTGGCGCCGCCGCTGAGCTATCTGACCAATGGACAACAGGTCCCCGATGACATCGCCGTCGCCGATGCGGCTGGCTTGGTGGCACAGTTGTTGCCGCACGTGCCGACCACCGGGATGGAAGCGATGGGTTACGAGACAATGGAAGGGTACGAATCATTGCACTACGGCGAGGCGGCTTAA
- a CDS encoding glycosyltransferase family 4 protein, with product MRIAHVITRMIIGGAQENTLHNCQDLVHLHGDEVLLITGPAVGPEGDLLRDRTPVAAADTGPRGRAGRFDLDGLPIQLIDSLRRNIHPVHDWKAARELRRVLHELDPDVVHTHSAKGGLLGRYVGWGLKRRTTGKRPVVVHTVHGAPFHDYQSKSAHDFFVRCERWAAARCHKLISVADAMTDLMVDAGVTHRDKFVTIHSGMNVDPFVHATDHRERIRTQFGLREEHVVVGKVARLFHLKGHADLIAAAKQVADSHPNVRFLLVGDGILREELQQQIATLGLQEHFIFAGLVPPSEVPAMIGAMDVLVHASYREGLARALPQALIAGRPAISYDIDGAREVVIDDETGYLVGAGQIGPLADRIGRLVGDSELRHRMGAEGHRRFTDLFRHQTMTQRIRDLYQELCDQHG from the coding sequence ATGCGTATCGCCCATGTGATCACCCGAATGATCATTGGCGGCGCGCAAGAAAACACGTTGCATAATTGCCAAGACCTCGTTCACCTGCATGGGGACGAGGTCTTGCTCATTACCGGGCCAGCCGTTGGACCGGAGGGAGACTTGTTGCGGGATCGCACGCCGGTTGCCGCTGCGGACACAGGTCCCCGGGGTAGGGCAGGGCGGTTCGATCTGGACGGTCTGCCGATTCAGTTGATTGATTCCCTGAGACGCAACATTCATCCAGTCCACGACTGGAAAGCAGCTCGCGAATTGCGGCGGGTTTTGCATGAGTTGGATCCGGATGTGGTTCACACCCACAGTGCCAAGGGTGGCTTGCTCGGTCGGTATGTTGGCTGGGGCCTGAAACGTCGGACGACCGGCAAACGACCGGTGGTTGTGCACACGGTTCATGGCGCTCCTTTCCACGATTATCAATCCAAATCGGCTCACGACTTCTTCGTTCGCTGCGAACGCTGGGCCGCCGCTCGCTGCCACAAATTGATCTCCGTTGCCGATGCGATGACAGATCTGATGGTCGACGCCGGCGTTACACATCGCGATAAGTTTGTGACCATTCACAGCGGGATGAATGTCGATCCGTTTGTCCATGCGACGGACCATCGCGAACGAATTCGCACCCAGTTTGGTTTGCGAGAGGAACATGTTGTGGTCGGGAAGGTGGCTCGCCTTTTTCATTTAAAAGGTCATGCCGACTTGATCGCTGCCGCGAAGCAGGTCGCGGACTCGCATCCAAACGTTCGTTTTCTGCTGGTTGGCGATGGTATCCTCCGAGAGGAATTGCAGCAGCAAATCGCGACGCTGGGTTTGCAGGAGCATTTCATTTTCGCGGGTCTGGTGCCGCCATCCGAAGTTCCCGCCATGATCGGAGCGATGGACGTGCTCGTTCATGCGTCTTATCGCGAAGGATTGGCACGAGCGCTTCCGCAAGCCTTGATCGCGGGACGACCAGCAATCAGCTACGACATCGACGGCGCCCGCGAAGTGGTGATCGACGACGAGACGGGTTACTTAGTCGGGGCAGGGCAGATTGGTCCGCTGGCGGATCGGATCGGTCGATTGGTCGGGGACTCGGAACTTCGGCATCGAATGGGAGCCGAGGGACATCGACGCTTCACCGATTTGTTCCGGCACCAAACCATGACTCAGCGGATTCGTGATCTGTATCAGGAACTCTGCGACCAGCACGGCTGA
- a CDS encoding acetyl-CoA carboxylase carboxyltransferase subunit alpha, whose product MAGPGLEFENEIADLEEQIASLERNTDRSEEIDSAIRSLRLARVAKLKETYASLDPWQTVQVARHKNRPYTRDYLNLAFDEFVELHGDKHFGDDRAMLTGFAKLDRFKVMVIGHQKGRTYKERAACHFGCAHPEGYRKAMVKMKMAEKYRLPVICFIDTPGAYPGIGAEERGQAQVIAESMFMMSDLKTPVICVVIGEGGSGGALGIGVGDRVAVLQHAYYSVISPEGCAGILWKSHEHAPKAAAALRFTSDHLKRLGVVDDVLEEPLGGAHRDHHQMASRMKTYLSRQLSELEDIPTDQLLQQRYEKFRRIGVFLEEN is encoded by the coding sequence ATGGCTGGCCCCGGATTGGAATTTGAAAACGAAATCGCGGACCTGGAAGAGCAAATTGCGTCGCTCGAACGGAACACCGATCGAAGCGAAGAAATTGACTCAGCGATTCGTTCGTTGCGATTGGCTCGTGTTGCCAAACTGAAAGAAACGTACGCATCGTTGGATCCTTGGCAAACGGTCCAAGTGGCTCGTCATAAGAATCGTCCTTACACGCGCGATTACCTCAATTTGGCGTTTGACGAATTCGTCGAGTTGCACGGTGACAAGCATTTTGGCGACGACCGAGCGATGCTGACGGGCTTTGCAAAACTGGATCGTTTCAAAGTCATGGTGATCGGTCACCAAAAAGGAAGGACTTACAAGGAACGTGCGGCTTGTCACTTTGGTTGCGCTCATCCGGAAGGTTACCGCAAGGCCATGGTGAAAATGAAAATGGCCGAGAAATATCGCTTGCCGGTCATTTGTTTCATTGACACGCCCGGAGCGTATCCTGGGATCGGGGCCGAAGAGCGCGGGCAGGCTCAGGTGATCGCCGAGAGCATGTTCATGATGAGTGATCTGAAAACGCCGGTCATCTGCGTCGTGATCGGCGAAGGCGGATCCGGCGGCGCCCTCGGAATCGGAGTTGGCGACCGTGTGGCCGTTTTGCAGCACGCGTACTACAGCGTCATCAGTCCGGAAGGCTGTGCGGGAATTCTTTGGAAGAGCCACGAACACGCACCCAAAGCCGCCGCCGCGTTGCGGTTCACCAGCGATCATTTGAAGCGACTCGGCGTAGTCGATGACGTGCTCGAAGAACCGCTCGGCGGAGCCCATCGTGACCATCACCAAATGGCTTCGCGGATGAAGACTTATCTGTCGCGACAGTTGTCAGAGTTGGAAGACATTCCGACCGATCAATTGCTCCAGCAACGCTACGAGAAGTTCCGTCGCATCGGCGTGTTCTTGGAAGAGAACTGA
- a CDS encoding FliA/WhiG family RNA polymerase sigma factor — MIITEDSMPATATADDPILKVWSSFKATTKDAPDYEPLRNQLVERYMQLVRYNGERIWQRLPDGVELDDLISAGMFGLMDAIDAYDTERGVKFETFCVPRIRGAMLDELRKMDWVPRLVRSKASKLATATKTLETKLGRAPTVQELSVHMEIDVKEVEKMQTEANAVGVVSLNKKWYETDSYKDVREIDILEDKKGEDPTRRVQKNDLMRLVTKGLNRNERLIIILYYYEELTMKEIGATLDLSESRVSQMHTAIVNRLQQQLGVRRLEFGA, encoded by the coding sequence GTGATCATCACGGAGGATTCGATGCCGGCTACCGCAACTGCTGACGACCCGATCTTGAAGGTATGGAGTTCTTTCAAAGCAACAACGAAGGACGCGCCTGACTACGAGCCGCTGCGGAACCAGTTGGTCGAGCGTTACATGCAATTGGTTCGCTACAACGGCGAACGCATCTGGCAACGTCTTCCCGATGGAGTTGAGCTGGATGACTTGATCAGTGCCGGCATGTTTGGGCTGATGGACGCTATCGATGCTTATGACACCGAACGCGGCGTGAAGTTCGAAACTTTCTGCGTGCCCCGAATTCGCGGAGCCATGCTCGACGAACTTCGCAAGATGGACTGGGTGCCTCGTTTGGTGCGCAGCAAAGCCAGCAAACTGGCCACCGCAACCAAGACTTTGGAAACCAAACTTGGTCGCGCTCCAACCGTCCAAGAGCTGTCGGTCCACATGGAGATCGACGTCAAAGAAGTCGAAAAGATGCAAACCGAGGCCAACGCGGTGGGCGTCGTTTCGCTGAACAAGAAGTGGTACGAAACGGACAGCTACAAGGACGTCCGTGAAATTGACATTTTGGAAGACAAGAAGGGCGAAGACCCCACCCGTCGCGTCCAAAAGAATGACCTGATGCGTTTGGTCACCAAAGGGTTGAACCGCAACGAACGCCTGATCATCATTCTGTACTACTATGAAGAGCTGACCATGAAAGAGATCGGGGCCACGTTGGACCTCTCGGAATCTCGCGTCAGCCAAATGCACACCGCGATCGTCAACCGTTTGCAACAGCAACTCGGCGTGCGTCGCCTAGAATTCGGGGCCTAA
- a CDS encoding CvpA family protein, with protein MQTYDILMTIILVGATLLGAIRGFAWQLASIASIVVSYTVAYRYREPFSQNIHAAPPWNQFLAMFILFVGTSFVIWVALRMVSGMIDRMRLKEFDRQIGALFGLAKGALLCTVITLFAMTLFGERTQQAIVASESGRLIARVLDESDSIMPPELHGVVRPYLDQFSEDESGAANSWFSSHSPNQQPESGWANPSAQTPAEFASEAMQNQTANFTPNGIQNGAPANGFGGSTSPQTFNRFGTATQPPSTPVNSRQSAPNWQQSATPQWAPPRR; from the coding sequence ATGCAGACTTACGACATCCTGATGACGATCATTTTGGTCGGCGCCACCCTGCTAGGCGCGATCCGTGGATTTGCATGGCAACTCGCTTCCATCGCTTCCATCGTTGTCAGCTACACAGTCGCTTATCGCTACCGTGAACCGTTCAGCCAGAACATTCATGCCGCGCCGCCATGGAACCAGTTTCTGGCGATGTTCATCCTGTTCGTCGGCACGTCGTTCGTGATCTGGGTCGCACTCCGCATGGTCAGTGGAATGATCGACCGCATGCGACTCAAAGAATTCGACCGCCAGATCGGAGCCTTGTTCGGCCTCGCCAAAGGCGCGTTGCTGTGCACCGTGATCACGCTGTTCGCGATGACTCTATTTGGCGAGCGAACACAGCAAGCCATCGTGGCCAGCGAAAGCGGACGGCTGATCGCTCGCGTGCTGGACGAATCCGATTCGATCATGCCGCCTGAGCTTCACGGCGTGGTGAGACCGTATTTGGATCAATTCAGCGAGGACGAATCCGGCGCAGCGAACTCGTGGTTTTCGAGCCACTCGCCAAACCAGCAACCTGAATCAGGCTGGGCGAATCCATCCGCCCAAACGCCGGCCGAATTCGCCAGCGAGGCGATGCAAAATCAGACAGCCAATTTCACCCCAAACGGCATCCAAAACGGTGCGCCGGCGAACGGCTTTGGCGGCTCAACATCGCCTCAAACATTTAACCGTTTTGGCACCGCAACGCAGCCGCCATCCACGCCCGTGAACTCACGTCAGTCGGCGCCGAATTGGCAACAATCCGCGACGCCGCAATGGGCACCACCGCGACGTTAG